CTGCGGATCAGTCACGCCACCGTCCACCGCCACACAGGCGGATGGCGGGGGTCGGTCGGGGCGGCGTCGCAGGAGGACCTCCGGGCGCGACGAACTTGGCCGGAGGGTAGTCAGGTGTCTCCCGGCGGTCGAGCACCCCGCCGGGCTGCTGTCGACGATCAGGTCAGCTCTCGGACGATCGCGGAGTCGGGACCGGTCGCCTGCAGATCGGCGAGGAGAGCCGCGATCGCCTCGCGGACTATGCGGCCGCGGTCGACCGAGATCCCGAACTCGGCGCGGAGCCGGAGCCGGGCCTGCTCGAGGTCGAGCAGCTCCTGCTGCGTGAGGTAGACTGTGATCTTGGCATCGTGGCTGGTCCGCCCGCTGGCCGTCCCGACCGACGGCGACGTCGGGCTAGCTCGCCGGTTCACGTGACAGGATCTCCCTGGCCAGGTCACGGTAGGCGTCTGCGCCCTTGGTGCTGGGCGCGTACGTCAGGATCGACTCCCCGGCGACCGGCGCCTCGGCGAACCGGATCGTCCTGGGGACGGTGCTCTTGAACACCAGATCCCCGAAGGCTTGGTGCACCCTTTGCAGGACTTCCCTGGCGTGGATGGTCCGGGCGTCCAGCATCGTCGGCAGGATACCCTGAACCTCTAGCTCAGGGTTAAGGCGCTCCTTGACCTTCGTGATGGTGTTCATCAGCAAGGTCATGCCGCGCAGCGCGAAGTACTCGCACTCGAGTGGGATCATCACGCCGTCGGCGGCGGTGAGCGCGTTGATGGTGAGCAGTCCCAGGCTGGGTGGGCAGTCGATCAGGATGAAGTCGTAGCGGTAGCGCAGCCGATCGGTCACGCGCCGCAGGCTCTGTTCCCGTGCCACCTCCTGAACCAGTTGCAAGTCCGCGGCGGCGAGGTCGATGTTCGCCGGCAAGAGGTGCAACCGGTCGACCCCGGTCGCACACACCACCTCGTCGGGGGTGGTGCCGTCCGCCAGGAGGAGGTTGTACACCGTGGCGTCCAGTGCATGCGGCTCAGCGCCGAGCCCGACGCCCAACGACCCCTGGGGGTCCATGTCAACCAGCAGGACGCGGTTGCCGAACTCTGCCAGCGCCGCACC
The sequence above is a segment of the Actinomycetota bacterium genome. Coding sequences within it:
- a CDS encoding ParA family protein, whose amino-acid sequence is MDEQLRADNRRPDEPARPVTTQPQVSDRDASTPEGRPVLAPGDGDPVRRPARVIAFANQKGGVGKTTTVINLGAALAEFGNRVLLVDMDPQGSLGVGLGAEPHALDATVYNLLLADGTTPDEVVCATGVDRLHLLPANIDLAAADLQLVQEVAREQSLRRVTDRLRYRYDFILIDCPPSLGLLTINALTAADGVMIPLECEYFALRGMTLLMNTITKVKERLNPELEVQGILPTMLDARTIHAREVLQRVHQAFGDLVFKSTVPRTIRFAEAPVAGESILTYAPSTKGADAYRDLAREILSREPAS